Proteins encoded by one window of Streptacidiphilus sp. PB12-B1b:
- a CDS encoding LLM class flavin-dependent oxidoreductase has protein sequence MTVTTLRFNQVAPGLDRDGIAARYRATVEMAAFADARGFDLISLEEHHGADDGWSPSPLITAGALFGATRRIAVMLCAVITPLYDPLRLAEDLAVLDHLGGGRLTVVAGIGYRPEEYALLGREWSERGRAQDEVLAALLAAWTGEPFAYRGRTVRITPPPLTRPHPALMVGGSSRVAARRAVRLGLPLFVAAHLPELVGYYDELAAAAGLRDGFALLPPERTRMIHCTEDPEKAWERYGEHFLHEARTYAGWQTSAVESVVRSAARTPAELRAEGIYSCLTPDQCLEEARQAGPLGSLLLHPLCGGMPVEAGWESLRLFADAVLPRLAPR, from the coding sequence GTGACGGTGACGACGCTGCGGTTCAACCAGGTCGCGCCCGGGCTTGACCGGGACGGGATCGCCGCCCGCTACCGGGCCACGGTGGAGATGGCCGCCTTCGCGGACGCCCGGGGCTTCGACCTGATCAGCCTGGAGGAGCACCACGGCGCCGACGACGGCTGGAGCCCCTCGCCGCTGATCACCGCCGGGGCGCTGTTCGGCGCGACCAGGCGGATCGCGGTGATGCTCTGCGCGGTCATCACCCCGCTGTACGATCCGCTGCGGCTGGCCGAGGATCTGGCCGTACTGGACCACCTCGGCGGCGGTCGGCTGACCGTGGTCGCCGGGATCGGCTACAGGCCCGAGGAGTACGCGCTGCTCGGCCGGGAGTGGTCGGAGCGCGGCCGGGCCCAGGACGAGGTGCTGGCCGCGCTGCTGGCGGCGTGGACCGGGGAGCCCTTCGCGTACCGGGGGCGGACGGTGCGGATCACCCCGCCGCCGCTCACCCGGCCGCATCCGGCGCTGATGGTCGGCGGCTCCTCGCGGGTCGCCGCGCGGCGGGCGGTCCGGCTGGGCCTGCCGCTGTTCGTCGCCGCCCACCTGCCGGAGCTGGTCGGCTACTACGACGAGCTGGCTGCGGCGGCGGGCCTGCGGGACGGCTTCGCGCTGCTGCCGCCCGAGCGGACCCGGATGATCCACTGCACCGAGGACCCGGAGAAGGCCTGGGAGCGCTACGGCGAGCACTTCCTGCACGAGGCCCGGACGTACGCGGGCTGGCAGACGTCGGCGGTGGAGTCGGTGGTCCGCTCGGCCGCACGGACCCCCGCCGAGCTGCGCGCCGAGGGGATCTACAGCTGCCTGACCCCGGATCAGTGCCTGGAGGAGGCCCGGCAGGCGGGGCCGCTCGGCAGCCTGCTGCTGCACCCGCTGTGCGGCGGGATGCCGGTGGAGGCGGGCTGGGAGAGCCTGCGGCTGTTCGCCGACGCGGTCCTCCCCCGGCTCGCCCCGCGGTAG
- a CDS encoding APC family permease, with protein sequence MSSPLDPLPSVTTSGSGAGEKGLKSNALGLFSSVAIGLASTAPAYSLAATLGLIVAGVGLQAPIITILAFIPMLLIAYAYKELNEIDPDCGTTFAWGARAFGPRTGWMGGWGIIIADVIVMANLAQIAGAYGFQLFGFPGLAGSTLWTTVAGVIWIVVMTAICYVGIEVSAALQRWLLCVEVFMLAVFSITALVKAYSGNAPAGSLHIAGSWFNPFDVGSAGAFTSGILAAVFIYWGWDTAVSVNEETEDKETTPGRAAVISTVLLLIIYALVSTSAQAFAGVGTKGIGLANPNNSGDVLSGLGSAVFGTHGFGYFEAKLLIFMVLTSSAASTQTTILPTARTSFSMAVHKAIPAKFGEVHRRFLTPTWSTVAMGLVSIAFYVLLVKVSSNVLSDSISSVGLGIAFYYGLTGFCCVWYFRKVLTRSAKDLWLKGILPGLGGLMLLYFFCYAAFDVYADPNYGFTSVNLPIVGDTGGVTVIGVGSLVLGLVLMLIQWAVQGSWFRNPDIQVSAAER encoded by the coding sequence ATGAGCTCACCGCTCGACCCGCTCCCCTCCGTCACCACCTCCGGCTCGGGTGCCGGGGAGAAGGGCCTGAAGAGCAACGCGCTCGGTCTGTTCTCCTCGGTCGCCATCGGGCTCGCCTCCACCGCGCCCGCCTACAGCCTCGCCGCGACCCTCGGCCTGATCGTCGCCGGAGTGGGCCTGCAGGCGCCGATCATCACCATCCTGGCGTTCATCCCGATGCTGCTGATCGCCTACGCGTACAAGGAACTGAACGAGATCGACCCGGACTGCGGCACCACCTTCGCCTGGGGGGCGCGCGCCTTCGGGCCGCGCACCGGGTGGATGGGCGGCTGGGGCATCATCATCGCGGACGTGATCGTGATGGCCAACCTGGCGCAGATCGCCGGCGCCTACGGCTTCCAGCTGTTCGGCTTCCCGGGGCTGGCCGGCAGCACCCTGTGGACCACGGTCGCGGGCGTCATCTGGATCGTGGTGATGACGGCGATCTGCTACGTCGGCATCGAGGTCTCGGCGGCGCTGCAGCGCTGGCTGCTGTGCGTCGAGGTGTTCATGCTGGCGGTGTTCTCGATCACCGCCCTGGTCAAGGCGTACTCGGGCAACGCCCCGGCGGGCTCGCTGCACATCGCCGGCTCCTGGTTCAACCCCTTCGACGTCGGCTCGGCCGGCGCCTTCACCTCGGGCATCCTGGCGGCCGTGTTCATCTACTGGGGCTGGGACACCGCCGTCTCGGTCAACGAGGAGACCGAGGACAAGGAGACCACGCCCGGGCGCGCCGCCGTCATCTCCACCGTGCTGCTGCTGATCATCTACGCGCTGGTGTCCACCTCGGCGCAGGCGTTCGCCGGGGTCGGCACCAAGGGCATCGGCCTGGCCAACCCCAACAACTCCGGGGACGTCCTCTCCGGCCTGGGCAGCGCGGTCTTCGGCACCCACGGCTTCGGCTACTTCGAGGCCAAGCTGCTGATCTTCATGGTGCTGACCTCCTCGGCGGCCTCCACCCAGACGACCATCCTGCCCACCGCCCGCACCAGCTTCTCGATGGCCGTGCACAAGGCCATCCCGGCCAAGTTCGGCGAGGTGCACCGCAGGTTCCTCACCCCGACCTGGTCCACCGTGGCCATGGGCCTGGTCTCGATCGCCTTCTACGTGCTGCTGGTCAAGGTCAGCAGCAACGTGCTCTCCGACTCCATCTCCTCGGTCGGCCTGGGCATCGCCTTCTACTACGGGCTGACCGGCTTCTGCTGCGTCTGGTACTTCCGCAAGGTGCTCACCCGCAGCGCCAAGGACCTCTGGCTCAAGGGCATCCTGCCGGGCCTCGGCGGCCTGATGCTGCTGTACTTCTTCTGCTACGCGGCCTTCGACGTCTACGCCGACCCCAACTACGGCTTCACCTCGGTGAACCTGCCGATCGTCGGCGACACCGGCGGGGTGACCGTCATCGGCGTCGGCTCGCTGGTGCTGGGTCTGGTGCTGATGCTCATCCAGTGGGCGGTGCAGGGCTCCTGGTTCCGCAACCCCGACATCCAGGTGAGCGCCGCCGAGCGCTGA
- a CDS encoding NUDIX domain-containing protein, translating to MTPEFITRLRAAAGQQLLWLPGVSAIVLNDRGEVLLGRRADTGRWATLAGIPEPGEQPAETAVREVFEETAVRCVAERVVMVEALAPMTYPNGDHCQFMDITLRCRAVGGEARVNDDESLEVGWFATDDLPELTEHSLTRIRRALADEPTWFAAPQLQR from the coding sequence ATGACACCCGAGTTCATCACCCGCCTCCGCGCCGCCGCCGGGCAGCAGCTGCTCTGGCTGCCCGGGGTGAGCGCCATCGTCCTCAACGACCGGGGCGAGGTCCTGCTGGGGCGGCGGGCCGACACCGGGCGCTGGGCGACCCTGGCGGGCATCCCGGAGCCGGGCGAGCAGCCCGCCGAGACCGCGGTGCGCGAGGTCTTCGAGGAGACCGCGGTGCGCTGCGTCGCCGAGCGGGTGGTGATGGTCGAGGCGCTGGCCCCGATGACCTACCCCAACGGCGACCACTGCCAGTTCATGGACATCACGCTGCGCTGCCGGGCGGTGGGCGGCGAGGCCAGGGTCAACGACGACGAGTCGCTGGAGGTCGGCTGGTTCGCCACGGACGACCTGCCGGAGCTCACCGAGCACTCGCTGACCCGGATCCGCCGGGCGCTGGCCGACGAGCCCACCTGGTTCGCCGCCCCGCAGCTCCAGCGCTGA
- a CDS encoding ABC transporter ATP-binding protein, whose product MTTDQSTAVQPSGVDPGSASPQDAAVQCTGLEYAFGDTRAVDRLDLTVRTGEIFGLLGPNGAGKTTAIRAITTLLPVPVGMIKVFGADVAEDKMSVRRLLGYVPQQLSADSGLTGRENVALFARVYDVPRRERAARVAEALEAVALTDAADRLAGTFSGGMVRRLELAQALVSAPRLLILDEPTIGLDPIARTSVWDRISEIKDATGMTVLVTTHYMEEAELYCDRVALMHRGRVRALGTPDQLKADLPGESTAPTLEDVFRHYAGSDLQGADGQSDGEDFRDVRRTRNTANRVR is encoded by the coding sequence ATGACCACAGACCAGTCCACCGCCGTACAGCCGTCCGGCGTCGACCCGGGGAGCGCCTCACCGCAGGACGCCGCCGTGCAGTGCACCGGCCTGGAGTACGCCTTCGGCGACACCCGGGCCGTCGACCGGCTCGACCTGACCGTGCGCACCGGGGAGATCTTCGGCCTGCTCGGCCCCAACGGCGCGGGCAAGACCACCGCCATCCGGGCCATCACCACGCTGCTGCCGGTCCCGGTCGGCATGATCAAGGTGTTCGGGGCCGACGTCGCCGAGGACAAGATGTCCGTCCGCCGACTCCTCGGCTACGTCCCGCAGCAGCTCTCCGCCGACTCCGGCCTCACCGGCCGGGAGAACGTCGCGTTGTTCGCCCGGGTGTACGACGTGCCCCGCCGGGAGCGCGCGGCCCGGGTCGCCGAGGCGCTGGAGGCGGTCGCCCTGACCGACGCCGCCGACCGGCTCGCCGGAACCTTCTCCGGCGGCATGGTCCGCCGCCTGGAGCTGGCACAGGCCCTGGTCAGCGCGCCCCGACTGCTGATCCTGGACGAGCCCACCATCGGCCTGGACCCGATCGCCCGCACCAGCGTCTGGGACCGCATCAGCGAGATCAAGGACGCCACTGGAATGACCGTCCTGGTCACCACCCACTACATGGAGGAGGCCGAGCTGTACTGCGACCGGGTGGCGCTGATGCACCGCGGCCGCGTCCGCGCCCTGGGCACCCCGGACCAGCTCAAGGCCGACCTGCCCGGGGAGTCCACGGCTCCCACCCTGGAGGACGTCTTCCGCCACTACGCGGGCAGCGACCTCCAGGGCGCCGACGGCCAGTCCGATGGAGAGGATTTCCGCGATGTCCGCCGTACCCGCAACACCGCGAACCGTGTCCGCTGA
- a CDS encoding ABC transporter permease — protein MSAVPATPRTVSAEAAAAAVGPAAATRPGSAPALTLLLTPPRARTGWRVVPARVGAMCIVELQKLRHDRTELYTRAIQPALWLLIYGETFTRLHAIPTGGIPYLDFLAPGIIAQSAMFIAIFYGIMIIWERDAGVLTKLLVTPTPRAALITGKAFAAGVKATIQAVVVVVIAAILGVGLTWNPLKLIAVALVVILGGAFFSCLSMTIAGIVLTRDRLMGIGQAITMPLFFSSSALYPVSVMPGWLQAISKCNPLSYQVDALRGLLLGTPAHLGTDFAVLAGAALLGILAASALLGRLAK, from the coding sequence ATGTCCGCCGTACCCGCAACACCGCGAACCGTGTCCGCTGAGGCCGCCGCCGCCGCCGTCGGACCGGCCGCCGCGACCCGCCCCGGCTCCGCTCCGGCGCTGACCCTGCTGCTCACCCCGCCCCGGGCGCGGACCGGCTGGCGGGTCGTCCCGGCCCGGGTCGGCGCGATGTGCATCGTGGAGCTGCAGAAGCTGCGCCACGACCGCACCGAGCTGTACACCCGGGCGATCCAGCCTGCCCTGTGGCTGCTGATCTACGGGGAGACCTTCACCCGGCTGCATGCGATACCCACCGGCGGCATCCCCTACCTGGACTTCCTCGCCCCGGGGATCATCGCCCAGTCGGCCATGTTCATCGCCATCTTCTACGGCATCATGATCATCTGGGAGCGGGACGCCGGCGTCCTCACCAAGCTGCTGGTCACCCCCACCCCCAGGGCCGCGCTGATCACCGGCAAGGCGTTCGCCGCCGGGGTCAAGGCCACCATCCAGGCGGTGGTGGTGGTCGTCATCGCCGCGATCCTCGGCGTCGGCCTCACCTGGAACCCGCTCAAGCTGATCGCGGTCGCCCTGGTCGTCATCCTCGGCGGGGCCTTCTTCTCCTGCCTGTCGATGACCATCGCCGGGATCGTGCTCACCCGCGACCGGCTGATGGGCATAGGCCAGGCGATCACGATGCCGTTGTTCTTCAGCTCCAGCGCGCTCTACCCGGTCAGCGTCATGCCCGGCTGGCTGCAGGCCATCAGCAAGTGCAACCCGCTCAGCTACCAGGTGGACGCCCTGCGCGGGCTGCTGCTGGGCACCCCGGCGCACCTGGGGACGGACTTCGCGGTGCTGGCCGGTGCGGCGCTGCTGGGCATCCTGGCCGCCTCCGCGCTGCTGGGCCGACTGGCCAAGTAG
- a CDS encoding aldehyde dehydrogenase family protein: MARYAAPGEPGAKMAYQARYDHWIGGEYVAPAQGRYFENPAPATGQTFCEVARGTAEDVERALDAAHAAAPAWGRTSAADRANVLNRIADRMEANLEALAVAESWENGKPIRETLAADIPLAIDHFRYFAGAIRAQEGSLSEIDEDTVAYHFHEPLGVVAQIIPWNFPILMATWKLAPALAAGNAVVLKPAEQTPASIHYWLSLVADLLPPGVVNVVNGFGVEAGKPLASSARVAKVAFTGETTTGRLIMQYASENIKPVTLELGGKSPNIFFDDVSSARDDFLDKALEGFTMFALNQGEVCTCPSRALIQEGHYSDFLGAAVERTRQIVQGHPLDTTTMIGAQASNDQLEKILSYLDIGQQEGAKILIGGERADLPGELAGGYYVEPTVFEGTNAMRIFQEEIFGPVVSVAPFATYDDAIRIANDTLYGLGAGVWTRDAATAYRAGRAIQAGRVWTNCYHAYPAHAAFGGYKGSGIGRENHKMMLDHYQQTKNLLVSYSPKKLGFF, encoded by the coding sequence ATGGCCCGATACGCCGCACCGGGCGAGCCCGGCGCGAAGATGGCCTACCAGGCACGCTACGACCACTGGATCGGCGGCGAGTACGTGGCCCCCGCGCAGGGCCGCTACTTCGAGAACCCGGCCCCGGCCACCGGCCAGACGTTCTGCGAGGTCGCCCGGGGCACCGCCGAGGACGTCGAGCGCGCCCTGGACGCCGCCCACGCCGCCGCCCCCGCCTGGGGCCGCACCTCGGCCGCCGACCGCGCCAACGTCCTGAACCGGATCGCCGACCGGATGGAGGCCAACCTGGAGGCCCTCGCCGTTGCCGAGAGCTGGGAGAACGGCAAGCCCATCCGGGAGACCCTGGCCGCCGACATCCCGTTGGCCATCGACCACTTCCGCTACTTCGCCGGTGCGATCCGGGCCCAGGAGGGCTCGCTGTCGGAGATCGACGAGGACACCGTCGCCTACCACTTCCACGAGCCCCTGGGCGTGGTCGCCCAGATCATCCCGTGGAACTTCCCGATCCTGATGGCGACCTGGAAGCTCGCGCCCGCCCTGGCCGCGGGCAACGCCGTGGTGCTGAAGCCCGCCGAGCAGACCCCGGCCTCGATCCACTACTGGCTGAGCCTGGTCGCCGACCTGCTGCCGCCCGGCGTCGTCAACGTCGTCAACGGCTTCGGCGTCGAGGCGGGCAAGCCGCTGGCCTCCAGCGCCCGGGTCGCCAAGGTCGCGTTCACCGGCGAGACCACGACCGGGCGGCTGATCATGCAGTACGCCAGCGAGAACATCAAGCCGGTCACCCTGGAGCTCGGTGGCAAGAGCCCGAACATCTTCTTCGACGACGTCAGCTCCGCCCGCGACGACTTCCTCGACAAGGCCCTCGAAGGCTTCACCATGTTCGCCCTCAACCAGGGCGAGGTCTGCACCTGTCCGTCGCGCGCGCTGATCCAGGAGGGCCACTACAGCGACTTCCTCGGCGCGGCCGTCGAGCGCACCCGGCAGATCGTCCAGGGCCACCCGCTGGACACCACCACCATGATCGGCGCGCAGGCGTCCAACGACCAGTTGGAGAAGATCCTCTCCTACCTGGACATCGGCCAGCAGGAGGGCGCCAAGATCCTCATCGGCGGTGAGCGCGCGGATCTGCCCGGCGAGCTGGCCGGCGGCTACTACGTCGAGCCGACCGTCTTCGAGGGCACCAACGCCATGCGGATCTTCCAGGAGGAGATCTTCGGCCCGGTCGTGTCGGTGGCGCCGTTCGCCACCTACGACGACGCCATCCGCATCGCCAACGACACCCTGTACGGGCTGGGCGCGGGCGTGTGGACCCGGGACGCCGCCACCGCCTACCGCGCGGGCCGGGCGATCCAGGCCGGACGCGTCTGGACCAACTGCTACCACGCCTACCCGGCGCACGCGGCCTTCGGCGGCTACAAGGGCTCCGGCATCGGCCGGGAGAACCACAAGATGATGCTCGACCACTACCAGCAGACCAAGAACCTGCTGGTCAGCTACTCGCCCAAGAAGCTCGGCTTCTTCTAG
- a CDS encoding oxygenase MpaB family protein: MAGGVRSRIRRRVNATVHGDGIDLSRYDHPPGDRGLFGPDSVVWRVHGDLPGMVTGGIAALLLQSLHPLAIAGVDQHSDFRSDPLGRLHRTAGFVSVTSFGSTEAAESALARVRRIHTVVRGTAPDGRRYAADDPELLRWVHVAESCCFLAGHQRYGRAPLTSAQCDDYLREAAVVAERLGATRVPGSLAEVRAYLAAVRPELVRSEAAAEAVRFLHGFTGAGGDPAERAAIRLLTNGAADLLPAWAAGMLGVRRPAPVQLLLDRPAVRLLGAAIRYGCEPSAITATAAARVRARPAS; this comes from the coding sequence ATGGCTGGGGGAGTGCGCTCGCGGATCCGCAGGCGGGTCAACGCCACCGTGCACGGCGACGGCATCGACCTCTCCCGCTACGACCACCCGCCGGGCGACCGGGGCCTGTTCGGTCCCGACAGCGTCGTCTGGCGGGTGCACGGCGACCTCCCCGGCATGGTCACCGGCGGCATCGCCGCCCTGCTGCTGCAGTCGCTGCACCCGCTGGCCATCGCCGGCGTCGACCAGCACTCGGACTTCCGCAGCGACCCGCTGGGCCGACTGCACCGCACGGCCGGATTCGTCTCGGTCACCAGCTTCGGCTCGACCGAGGCGGCGGAGTCGGCGCTGGCCCGGGTGCGCCGGATCCACACGGTGGTGCGCGGCACCGCCCCGGACGGCCGCCGGTACGCGGCGGACGATCCGGAGCTGCTGCGCTGGGTCCATGTCGCCGAGTCCTGTTGCTTCCTGGCGGGCCACCAGCGCTACGGCCGGGCGCCGCTGACGTCGGCCCAGTGCGACGACTACCTCCGCGAGGCGGCCGTCGTCGCCGAGCGGCTGGGCGCCACCCGGGTGCCCGGTTCGCTCGCCGAGGTCCGCGCCTACCTGGCCGCCGTCCGGCCCGAGCTGGTCCGCTCGGAGGCGGCCGCCGAGGCGGTGCGCTTCCTGCACGGGTTCACCGGCGCGGGCGGCGACCCGGCCGAGCGGGCCGCGATCCGGCTGCTCACCAACGGCGCCGCCGACCTGCTGCCCGCGTGGGCGGCCGGAATGCTGGGCGTGCGCCGCCCGGCCCCGGTACAACTGCTGCTGGACCGCCCGGCGGTGCGGCTCCTCGGCGCGGCCATCCGCTACGGCTGCGAGCCCTCGGCGATCACCGCCACGGCCGCCGCCCGGGTCCGGGCCCGCCCGGCGTCCTGA
- a CDS encoding MarR family winged helix-turn-helix transcriptional regulator, which yields MAEAELPDDLGELLVGIHRVVRRRLRQDLDGPRLRGAQVELMRLVAARPGIGVSAAAKELHLAGNSVSTLVNQLVAAGLLVRRTDPQDRRAVNLTVTPAAAERLVDWDARRSELVRRQVAGLSEQDRAAIAGAVPALRRLAESLHEELEGA from the coding sequence ATGGCTGAGGCTGAACTGCCTGATGATCTCGGTGAGCTGCTGGTCGGCATCCACCGGGTGGTCCGCCGCAGGCTGCGGCAGGATCTGGACGGCCCGCGGCTGCGCGGCGCGCAGGTGGAGCTGATGCGGCTGGTCGCGGCCCGCCCCGGGATCGGGGTGTCCGCCGCGGCCAAGGAGCTGCACCTGGCCGGGAATTCGGTCTCCACGCTGGTCAACCAGCTGGTCGCGGCCGGTCTGCTGGTGCGCCGGACGGATCCGCAGGACCGCCGGGCCGTGAATCTGACGGTCACCCCGGCCGCCGCCGAGCGGCTGGTCGACTGGGACGCCCGCCGCAGCGAACTGGTGCGGCGACAGGTCGCCGGGCTGTCCGAGCAGGACCGGGCGGCCATCGCCGGGGCCGTTCCCGCACTGCGCAGGCTCGCCGAGAGCCTGCACGAAGAGTTGGAGGGGGCATGA
- a CDS encoding DUF779 domain-containing protein, translating to MDTSEVSRVAVTDAAADVLRTLYAANGPLMFHQSGGCCDGSSPMCYVEGEFRTGASDVRLAALRIDGVPEPVTFWMSKAQFALWRHTHLTVDVVPGRGGGFSLEAPEGVRFLIRSRLLTDAEATTLDARDAGTALDALDP from the coding sequence ATGGACACCTCCGAGGTCTCCCGGGTCGCGGTCACCGACGCCGCCGCCGACGTACTGCGCACCCTGTACGCGGCCAACGGCCCGCTGATGTTCCACCAGTCGGGCGGCTGCTGCGACGGCAGCTCGCCCATGTGCTACGTCGAGGGGGAGTTCCGGACCGGCGCCTCCGACGTGCGGCTCGCCGCGCTGAGGATCGACGGCGTCCCGGAGCCGGTGACCTTCTGGATGTCCAAGGCGCAGTTCGCGCTCTGGCGCCACACCCACCTGACGGTGGACGTGGTGCCGGGGCGCGGCGGCGGCTTCTCGCTGGAGGCCCCCGAGGGCGTGCGCTTCCTGATCCGCTCCCGGCTGCTCACCGACGCCGAGGCGACCACCCTGGACGCCCGGGACGCCGGTACCGCCCTGGACGCCCTCGATCCCTGA
- a CDS encoding GAF domain-containing protein, with translation MRNGWLAEVGVDPQARAREIARAHSAFVATRRLPAAPGLREVVAQSWLRSSDAQVGPDADPPVALADAELAAYRAAHPLARVIGVLRQLVGAAAGDGDHLMAVADADGRLLWVEGGRAARARAARMSFVEGALWDEAHAGTNAPGTALALDHEVQIFASEHFRPQVQAWTCAAAPIHDPATGRILGVVDVTGGDTVASPYSLALVRAAAQAAESHLWLPRAQGTAALLALGRGEGLLRLPVPVQGPSQVRELRLSRRHAEILTMLILHQNGLTGEQLADLLYQDQTCSTTLRVELSRLRGIVGELLASRPYRLTREVGADFLDVAAALRRGDLAAAVTAYTGPLLPSSEAPGVCAQRQWLDTQLRAAALSCSDPAPVRAWAERGGFGDLQVWERLALIAPRQSPDRAVAAARARQLRSEYGLLAPEPPPAQPPGYAPSAVQPLCNVTGTSLRTIS, from the coding sequence ATGCGCAACGGCTGGCTGGCGGAGGTCGGAGTGGACCCGCAGGCGCGGGCCCGCGAGATCGCCCGGGCGCACTCCGCGTTCGTGGCCACCCGCAGACTGCCCGCCGCCCCGGGCCTGCGGGAGGTCGTCGCCCAGTCGTGGCTGCGCTCCTCGGACGCCCAGGTCGGCCCGGACGCCGACCCGCCGGTCGCCCTGGCCGATGCCGAGCTGGCGGCCTACCGCGCCGCGCACCCGCTGGCCCGGGTCATCGGCGTGCTGCGGCAGCTGGTCGGCGCCGCCGCCGGGGACGGCGACCACCTGATGGCCGTCGCCGACGCCGACGGCCGCCTGCTGTGGGTCGAGGGCGGCCGGGCCGCCCGGGCCCGCGCGGCCCGGATGAGCTTCGTGGAGGGCGCGCTCTGGGACGAGGCCCACGCCGGGACCAACGCCCCCGGCACCGCCCTGGCCCTCGACCACGAGGTGCAGATCTTCGCGTCCGAGCACTTCCGCCCGCAGGTCCAGGCATGGACCTGCGCCGCCGCGCCCATCCACGACCCGGCCACCGGGCGGATCCTCGGCGTGGTCGACGTCACCGGCGGCGACACCGTCGCCAGCCCGTACAGCCTGGCGCTGGTCCGGGCAGCGGCCCAGGCCGCCGAGAGCCACCTGTGGCTGCCGCGCGCACAGGGCACCGCCGCGCTGCTGGCCCTGGGGCGTGGCGAGGGCCTGCTGCGGCTCCCGGTGCCGGTCCAGGGGCCTTCGCAGGTACGGGAGTTGCGGCTGAGCAGGCGGCACGCCGAGATCCTGACCATGCTGATCCTGCATCAGAACGGCTTGACCGGAGAGCAGTTGGCCGACCTGCTGTACCAGGACCAGACCTGCTCCACCACGTTGCGGGTCGAGCTGTCCCGACTGCGCGGCATCGTCGGCGAGTTGCTGGCCTCCCGGCCCTACCGGCTGACCCGGGAGGTCGGCGCCGACTTCCTGGACGTCGCCGCCGCGCTGCGCCGGGGCGATCTGGCCGCCGCCGTCACGGCCTACACCGGCCCGCTGCTGCCCAGTTCCGAGGCGCCCGGTGTGTGCGCCCAGCGCCAGTGGTTGGACACCCAGCTCCGCGCCGCCGCACTCAGCTGCTCCGATCCGGCGCCGGTACGGGCCTGGGCCGAGCGCGGCGGCTTCGGCGACCTCCAGGTGTGGGAGCGGCTGGCGCTGATCGCGCCCCGGCAGTCCCCGGACCGGGCTGTGGCCGCCGCCCGGGCACGGCAACTGCGCTCCGAGTACGGCCTGCTGGCGCCCGAACCACCACCTGCGCAGCCGCCCGGCTACGCTCCGTCCGCGGTGCAACCTTTGTGCAACGTGACCGGAACTAGCCTGCGGACCATCTCCTGA